ttggttcattttggtccttgaaCTCTCAACTTAgtgcatttttttttgtatttcgTTAAATCATACAAGGCAGGATAATGAATGCCAATGGAAAAGATTCAAGGTGCCagaaaattttagatttaaatactactttgatccttgtacttttagtttgggttatttTGTTCCCCATAATTTCAAAATGTacattttggtctctatactttcatttttttgttcattttggtccttgtactttcaaaatgttcattttggtcttcGTACTTTTAACTTTGATTCATTTGGGTCTTTATACTTTTAGAAGTGACCATTTTAATCCCTTCAAGTATATAtggaccaaaatagtatttgaacaaaaaatttattatattatcttatatatatatataaataatgcTAAGCATTCTAAGCCGggcttcttttttatttctttgatcatatagaattaaaatgaGAGCATACCAGTCATCCTCATAGTGAAGATATTCATTGTTGTGGTTGTAGAGTACGCCAGGACGCTGAGGATCTTGCACAAATCTCTGCACAGTTGATCGAGTGAAAAATCCACTATCTGGAGTACGTATTCTCCATGTTATATTCCCAACAAGTTTGCCATTCTCCACATGAAATTCATGTAATTGACAATCAAACGTATCAAAAGTGGGATTTAAGCCACTAGTGATGAACCACTTCCCACTGAAATCTGATATATTGAAATTCTTAACAAGAACAGAGGGGTCGGGTACAGGAAAGTCCCCGACATCAGATTTCATAGGCACACATTTCTTTCGTGATACCGCACATTCATTAAATTCATCCACCACACTGTTTTCAAATAGGTCACCACATTTAATCTGCAAATATTTAACAATTAGTTCATTTCCTAAAGTACTTTAATCATGTGAAGCAATATAAGAGAAAACCCAACCTGGCATTCAGTCTCATCAGGTCGATTGTTGCAGGTTTGGAGACAAGCAACATTGGCAGCACATAGTGGGTTTGAAATGCATTTGGCAAGTTCAAGCCTGACATTTGGGAAAATAAACCAGTCATTGTAGAAGCCAGATACACagcttttgaaaatttaatggcAATGGGGTTATGCTTCAAGGTCCCTTTTGTGGGGTTGTTGGCTTTAATAACAGACATTATGAAGATAAGATCTCTTGTAATATTTTTTGTGGCAATGTATAGCTTTACGCTTTTTCGTAGTGTCATAATGACAATAAATTCTTCTGTAATTATCGTTTCTTCATGGTGACATATGGTGACATATGGTGTCATAGCTTTAAACTTTTTAGGCAAAATTTAATCAATCGTTCAACTTGGGAGAAAAGACCTCCATAAAAAGAAAGATATAAATGCAGGAGATGAAAAACCTTTCTGGAATACTAATGGATGAATTGGAGGATGATTACAAATGTTTGGATTAAATTTGAATGCAACCAAGAACCATAGACTCCTACTAatgaataaaaagaagaaactaAAAAGGGATTAATAAAGACACTCCAAAAGCCTAGAAAGaacaaatttaaagaaagcttaaAGATGATTGAGAACATACTAAAAAGTGGAAAAATGCAAGGAGATAAGAGTGGTCTAAGCTACAGCAATAAGAAATTTATCTCTACAAAACCAAGATATGGAAACACCAAGAATTACTCCACCAACAAACCGAGGGGAAAGTTATGTTCTTTTTCAGCATAGTTAGGCATCATTTTGGTAATATCCTAAACCTACAATAGAAATACTTCCATAAtgttctattttgaaaaaaaagtcCCAAATTTAtagacaaagaaaaaaaaaaacaataacatttaggTTAGAAAGGAATGACTAAAGAATATCCGAAGTGAGGAACTTATAATGGTGGTTAAGAAAGTACCAGGTGAAGCTACATGGGGATCTGTCATTACACATAGATGATCGTTTTGAAGTTCATTTATacaaagaaaatgatgaaaacaaccctttctttttctttctttcttttttttttttttttttagagagagagagagagagagtgatgAAAAAGACCTAGTTTAGAGTTCTATCCAATATATTTCTTTCTCCCACGAGCAAACCTGCATACAATGTTCTTTCAAACCAAGTGAAACTTGTGTTGAGTGATTATCATATTCTCGTTAAGCCTCATTTGATTCATTTACTCTGCCCTCTTGCCAACTTCCATTTGGAGAGAGCAACAAAtgtatttgaaaaagaaaaaagcaatCCAACCTTACTTGTTTACCCACAATTAGGTAAGAACATAGTGCAGTTTTGAACCCAATTGATGTCGAAATGTTGAAAAGTTGTTGGTATAGGTGTAACTATGCAGCATAATGTGTTTCCATTAGTCATGAGCTACATAGAAAACTGagtgatataattgactttttaTTGAGTTTTTTATTTCTCACTACTCCCTCCCCTGTTTTATGGAAACAGATTAATCAAGGATATTTCTtctattaaaaaattttgaCTGACGACTACCTGGTTTCATATACTGTCCTTACCAGGTAATTCAACAGGAGCCCatgactttttctttttcttttttcccttttttttggGAGTGTCTAACTCTTGGGTGCAGAAGTAAACTATAAAGTTATTGCTCAAAATTCAGAGGATTCCCCAGAATCGAAATAAAGGATATGTATCAAAATTAGTACCTAATTTGAAGGAAGAAAATTTTTAGGCAATACATATCCTTGTCGTTTGCAGAAGCAGAAATCATGTAACCAGGAATAGAAACTTTCTCAAAGTTGTATAAGATGCACATGTGAGCATATCTTTTGCCTGCCTCGCCACAAATCAAATATGTGTAGGTGGGGAAACATCAAGGAGAGAATAAGGAGATAAATTGTGATAACAATTGCTAACCAGCATAGTTAAATACCTGCATTCCTTCAGTAAGCATGTACATGTTTTTAGTGCATCAACAGCTTGGGATGATGGTATGAACATGAATGTGCACGTTAGTATGACAACTATACCCATTGTTTGTATTTGGCTCCATTCTTGAAGAAAACTTAACgattttccaaaaataaagtCAAAGCATTCATCCACCTTCAGAGTGACAAAGAGGAACAAAGCAAAGAAAAGGGGAAAAGGGGAAAAGGGGAAagagggaaaaaggaaaaaagaaagaaagaaagaaaagccgTTAAAATCAGTCACTAAATtgaaagcaagaagaaataagagaaAGTATGTCTAGCGAGGTACCTTGGATTTACTTATCTCCGTTTCACAAAAGGCAGTCTTCTCTGACCTATGGGAGATAATTGCTAAACTTCTTGACTTCAAAAATCTACCATTAGAAGTGGATTTGCAAAAGtattttgaatatattttaTCCACAAGTATTCCTTGAAAACGTAATACCTTTCTCCTGGAAGCATTACAAAACTTTTGTAAAGTGAcgaacaattataaattaccatCAAACAAACTAGAATGTCAAGAATtggtttgagttaatttgagcGTAAAAGAAAGTAAGACAAATATAGTAATTAACAATTTAACAGATCCATTATATACTATGTTCTATCTCATGAGAAGAATAATAAAAACCAGAAATAATTAAACAAGAACATCATTTCTAAACCACTCAACTGCACTGGATCAAAATTAGAATCCACATGATTTATGAATGCTTTTGGTTGGTCTGTGGTGTTATCAAATGATGTATTCAGTATTCTTGCGATAGAATGTGTTGGTCATCCCTTCCAtggtgcaaaaaaaaaaaaaaaaaaaacacctttATGGTTGGCGTTCAACAAAAATTACTTCTAGTCTCTTTGGTGTGATGGAAATATTGAGAAATTTCAGGTATGATATCTCTGACTTTGATCAGCTTCTTaactttattttatcttattcaTTGTATTGGTGAAAGCATAAACAACCTTTCAAAGATTATAGCCTCTCTTCCTAAATCTTCAATTGACATGCTTTATTGTCCTTTTAAGGGACAGGAGCCCTATAAGTTCATCTCctctgaaaaaataaataaatagaatccTCGTCGGTTTACAATGTGGAAACCTAAGAAGCATGGATGCAGATACAACACACTGATACAAGACATGGATATGACACGACAGTGGCAAcatgcaattttttaaaatctaggacacaaatatatcaaggaaagtttattaaaatatacattttttaaatatatatcatttttatacaaaaaaataaattcaaaattgatgaGTTTATGCATTTATATGCATACAAAATTAGTTTGATGTATTTTCTCTCGAATCTTATTATTTTTGTCATATATGTGTCTATTTAGTGCACTTGTAAAGAGTTCCATATGTGTCTAACAAATGTTGGACATACTCTATACAACTAGTGTCTAACACATCTATTGCACTTGCAAGTGTCCGATATTTGTCCAACAAGTTTCGGAGTATCCAAGCATCCGATATGTGACAGACACAGACACTCTAGCCAAACTAAAGTGTTTGTGCTCCTTAAAAGGAGACTAAAAGAGAATATGTTTTCATTATTTCATTTGTGCTCCTTAGGAGACTAAAAGAGAAAATGTAATCACTATTTCATTTGTACATTTGAGCATAACAGGATGCTGATTCATGTCGAGGAGAAAGAAGCCTATATAACTGTGGGATTGACCTACACAGGTCCCATGCTACTGCTATCCAACCAACCAGCTTAATTTTGGGCTTACACTTAGATAAGCATGAAAAGTGAAGTCTATTACCCATATAATATTATGGATATGCTCAACGCATGCAACCCATGTATTTCTTAAAATGGGTATATTCCCTTAGAAGACACAACAGCTATCAATCTCTCTTGAAATATGATGAAGGGTAAAAGATACACTCTGAATTTGGGCTATTCTAGACTCGATGTAttccaattatatttttatgaaCAAGCGTATTCATTCTAGATAGAGTTGCCACCTTACTAACCAATCCCATCTAATTCCAATCAATTGTAGCTGTTTGGGAGGTGGATCATCATAATTGTTCCAATCTGTCGGACCATATCTATAAAAGTAAGTAAATCTTGCATTATATTTGATGCAAAACATACAAATTTCACCCTGGTCCcgttctttttttgttttcttcttcttctattaaAGTATTGAGATAATTAAATTTACGGTTACCCATTAGCTTAGACTTTTGGATCAATTGGTGATTTGACATGGTATCAAAATAGGAAATTATATGTTTGAAGACCTACAACATCAATTCCTTCTTTATTAATATTAACTTTCACACACTGGGTCGTCTACATATTTTAAACCCCACAAGTGAGAGAGAGTATAAAACAATTGATACGATTAAATTTACCGTCACTCATCAGCTTAAGCTATTTGGTCAATTAGTGATTTAGTTGCACTCCCAACAATCCTCCCTCTAGCAAAATACCACCAAGTCCCCCTCAAATAGTCATCTATCGAGTTAACCCTTATCTAGGCTAACTCATCCTCACCAAAACACATTGCCTACCTGATCTAGTTCAGCCAGGGATCACACCATGATTACATCTTCCAAGACTCACCATTTCTTTGTTTGGTACCCAAGGATTTTACCAACACAGCCAAGTCAATGACATGGAGCTAATATcatattaaattacaaattgatACTCGAAACTCAAAAGTTTAAGTTGTAGGGTTGATGGATGAATTAACATCCTCTGTGTTCTAATACTGTTTCCAACTGTTGTTCAGTTCTAGCTTCTAAGTACAAGTTGCATAAATCAGGTTCCTTTGCAAGTCTAACTTAAGCACTATTTTGGAAGACATTTGCTCGCACAAATTTCAAGCGGAAGAAGAGAAATCTAATCCTAAGGAGATCACTTCAATTCATCTAGTCACTAACAATTTTCAATAGTAGTTTGTTTATTAATGCAAATGCagtacatattttattaaatattaaccaTTTTTACAATCGCAGGGGCCAGCATAATTCAACAAAAACATTCTCATCAATTCCAGCATTCCTCTGTATTACAATTTACATATAACCACGAACCCATGAACTTGACAAGCTTAACACCAATTTTCACATCCGCTCTACAGCCGAGTTAATACCCAAAATTGCGAGTGTTTGGACATAAATTTCATAGAAACCCTTGGAAAACGAAATTGTAGAAAGTAGACAGACCTGGTAGTGGCGACAGAGTTGGTGGTGAAGCTGGCGGGAGGAAAtgaatgtgaagatgaagaagcaGAAGAGGGCCAGACGGTTTTCATGGCGTATCAGTGGTTTGAAAAGAACGGTACTTAGAAGAAGGAAGACGAAGGATAGAGAAAAGACGGCCATGTGGGATTCAGATAAGCCGCCATTTTTGTGTGGAAATCGTGAGCTTAACGTATAACCGACCCCtccctttgttttttttcctcttgaATTTTCTAGTCTCCTTATTTACTTGCAACTTGCAAATCCATAAGAACTTTATATATCTAAATCGGATGGTGCTCTAGAATTTGTCCACATGTCTAGAAGGAGATACTACCAGCTACCACCATTTATACTACAAatgtacacttttttttttaatggataaAAGAATATGGCCAAGTATCTAGCCGGGATTGAATTAgtctttcaaagagaagtgaAGAATCGTAAAGGCTAAATAGATGATTAACTTACAAGATGGATCAAAAGATCAATAAGCACCATGACCACAAACTCTTAGAGTTTGCCATAGAAGATTAAAGATGACATGGAGGTTGGTCCTATATGTCGGCCATGTGCCTTACAAAGTATGAGTCGACCATAAAAGGCAAATTATGCATAAGTGAGTTTCTTGTGTTTGGATTTGTTGAATCATAATGGTTAAGTAAAATTAGTAATGATCAAATGAATTATTCCATAGATTAGTTAGTAAAGTGATTGTTACATAATCATTTTTCTATAAAGTGCTTTCTCTTAGCCTCTAGTTATCGTTGTGTTACAAAGGAATTATTTGATTCATTTCAATTATTACAAATTCGCCATTGGTACCAAATTTAGGTACCAACAATTGTCGTTATCTTGTGAGAAACTGATTCAGTGCTCTACTTGAAAAACCCTATATTCCGACAAAATGAGTAACAACATGAACGAGAACAACTGAATTATTGATGGGGAAGATTAGGACAAGGAACAACATCAGAGGTGAATTGTTGTTCGAAAAAAAGGACATGAACATCCTCCTTGTTGATAAGACTAATCAACAATATTTGTGGAATTGCAAGGGAAAGTCCAATTGCTTGACCAAAACATCGCTCCAATTCTGAAGCTTTTGCATCAACCTAATCCAGTTGTTGACCTGCAAATTGAGCATACCTAAGATTGACCAAATGGCGAAAGACTAGGGGATAAGCTAGAACAAGATTGTTATTGAAAACCTCGTGATTTTCCACCTTTCATTTAAGATTGAGCCAAAGGAAAGGGCTTGGTTgaataagaagaagaatcaCACAAGAAAGGAGGCAACCTCATGTAGAGTGACTAGGATTGGAGAAAAACAAGAATGACCAAGCCATTCTACGGTATGAGATTGACAACTCCAGGTGTTTGGTATCAATCCTACACGTACCAAAATTGATCACCATAGCAAAGCACGAAGCTTCGCTTAGAAGGAACGAATAAGACATGTGTAGTAAAaaatgatcgatgaatggacaaGTTCAAGGATATTAACATAGGTGCAGACCTTCCAGAAATAATCAACCGCATATGAAAGAAGCTCAATAATGAAGAAGCGGGAAGAACAACCATGGGCATTAGAGCTCCAAACAAATACAACATTAGTTGGGAGACATGGGAAGACAGGGACAATCTTAACCTAGAAAAGTTCATTGGTCAGGTGGATTCACCATTCATAGATGGAATaatggaaaatttcacaaaataacccaaatctcaaaaacttttctacaaaTGACCTATTCCTAAAAACTTATCTATGTCTGATGTTTTGTCCATATGAAATACAAATTTTACCCCCAATTTAAAAAACTCTTCAAATCGTTTTATGAATGATCGTTCACCCCACTTTTTCACTTACACACCTCACTGTGCAATTTTGGCTCTCGTTTCTCTTGTCATCTTTCATATTCATCCGAGCGTTTGGCTCCCATTTCGCCAATCGTTTGTACAGATTTTCCACTGTCGTCAATCTCTGAAAGGTATGCGACTCTTCTCCTTGAATGCATGTTGATATTCGTTTAGGGTTCTCGTCGGTCGGTTACGGTTTGCAAAGGTTCGCGCCTATCTTTTGTTAAACGGTCTCTCaacttttgttaaatgattgtgtatTCATTCTTAAaagatcgtttagataatcCTAGGCCAACGTTTATATTCTTACATCGAggagacatgatcgtcacgCAAATAGCCTTAGAAAACAATctagcttatccatttacaaaggtcctcacatctaaagtattcgagggtcacctagttgGAGTAGGACTACGAGACTTATAAAtttaaggcaagtgggagaattcatgggtatccgataccctagtttattgtattttttattctctcatactcaactTTGTACGTATGTAATCCTagtggagttttagtccaagtgggagtttattaGGTTATATGTctaaaaactcacagtttgtaatttttaaacattttctatttgcAATAAGGTTGTTATagatgtttattcaataaaattgttattgcaCATGTAAATTGCACTGGTAAAACTtagatccaataaactaaatgaACCCctgactatagtatgaatacttaaactttatgtagagacataaaagaggatcaaatttgagtatataatcaaaatagtctataagtataaggataagattgggtaccttatcctagggacactatagatgtggtccgctttgtatttgatacaaacgatgtgatcccaaaattgttcatgtggagacatgcgagtgagggcatcctatgaaaaagatgtttgcataagatcggaccacgaaatagtcacttttctttataacgttgATTACTGTTAAAGCTGACTATTTCAATCGATAACCTAAGGTAATTTGATCTTAAtgttgagctaactatgaactcctgtttattcgggattatcctttagcatgggtgagagtgctcAACACTACTGCTTGATAAGCTCGAAACTTACGTCGTTAATAAGCTTCAgacttgatcaaaagaaaatttataataccgaACTACTTCTATCACTATAAAaacgtagcaacagtggtaagtttgagtcaaTCCGCGGAGAAACGCGATTGGTtttgttaagttaattttctaactagagcaATAAATGGGGGGTCTTGGTGTGGAAGAGATATATGCGTGAAATTGAAGTAAAAAGGTATATGTAATCTAAGATAGgaatctatctaatttctaaagCAAGAAAGAGTTTACTGtgcaatttctatcatggaaatcaattaattgaattaaaccTATGAAGTCCTCGGCCTATTAGGGAATCTAATAGCCCAATCAGCCAAATTcaatattaaaccaaattagccctaattcaatttacaactcttccttcttagggacatacaagttaaaattgaacTGCATTATgaaagagttcaattgttgaaACATATTACAAGCCGGAAATCAATATCTTATAGTATGATTaattgggaaagattatactagggcatacatgagtttggccaaaaaaagtctagaccctaaacatgcgaccctaatacgtgcaactaaatcaatcaatatcgcataggctatgacgattttgcaaacaagaatttcaataaacCAATTTGTCAgataaattcataaaaatccCATTAAAGTTCAATCAAATCATCCAAAGACTTCacaacaataattaaaaatctCAAGAAATAAAACATtgggctcttgctcaaagaaattagatagaattTACCTCatcaattcatagacaaattctAAATACACATTCGTTCCATCGATTACAActcaaaacaagaagaaaagCTAACCAAAAGATACTGAAAATCGAAGGGAAAGGAAGAAGGATGAAATTAATCTTGGCCTCCATCAATTTGGACTCTAAGATTCAGCATATTTTGACCTAGAGATGAAGggaggtatttatagaaaaaatcatagcgttgcaatgctggcgTTGTGCAACtttagagcattgcaacgctgcacaTTCTGCTTTAAAGCGTCAGGGTAGAGCGTTAGGCTAGCGTTGGAACCCTGTGAAAGTGGTAGTTTCGTAATTTTCACTATTTTGAAGCCTGGctgctcaaatcacctccaaattgcttcaaattagtcCTGTTTGACTCTGATTTCTTGGTTCTACCTCCTCGGTGtatgatacctacaaaataagacaataaacacattaaaaccATTAGCGAGCCTAAAATTAAGCtaagaataatagctctttttgagagctaataccgctcaataaacctcctatttttggggtaagatcaggtagatagctgaggacatattcctgcaagatgaaattcgctcctacccactTTAGAGATAGTAGACAGGTTGTTTCCctaagtactgactcctagtcttgaacaaggggcctcgcCGTCTCTATAACTAAGAGAGAGtcagtttattggtaggaccataaactaattgttcattggTGGATCAGCGGatacttaaagagcaagatgtattataggggtaaaacggtaattttgattcaattataaATACGAACAGcatgtgaaggatcgacttactgatcatgacTAAATTAAGTGGACAAAAATaaatctatagtgaggagagtgcagctactagctttagtgaagtggcccggtagttaacgaatgttggttgattcagttaaaagagtttagccgttAACCTGGGAtcattagagctcatgatctgtaggtccattagatctcCCTACTATCTTgtaaatggattaaaccttagagtAGTGTATTGggagagtttgaaatgttcaaatttggatCAAGGATTAGAatattatatacgatataattaatgtttaattatcgaattaaacaaatttggaaagttaaaaatatttaaatttgatttagataGTACATATATGAATATGGATTCATATTTGGATTAGGTGTTTTgttaatttagtatttgatataaattaattttaattaattaaattgtttatttatttatttaataaaaattaattttatggaaataatttgagatttattaaaagtgacgatgagaaaattttaaattttttaaaaataaaaggacaattgaaaatttaagNtttatttatttatttaataaaaattaattttatggaaatttgaatttgtgaaattaaaatataaaattaattttattaatttgattttgtttgattaaatttttaaataaataatcggAAAGTGGGATTACCCACATTTCCAATTTGATCCACCTAATCAAAGTTATTAGTGCAAAATTATGTGCCAATTTGTGGTGTTTTTAATTTGCatgatatttttctataaaattgtaagttttaattagattaaaCTCTCATGCAAATTCAcaaattgaagtgttttttttgaaatttctgCACATCTCACTCTCTAACTCCAAAATCATCCAAAATCCCTACTCAATTTGGATTCCACCATCCAATCTAAAGCCAAGAGGATAGTAAAGAAGTCCTTGTGGTACTCTATAATTAGTTTGTGAGTTGATAATATCAGTAGATTGGAGCAATTTGGgatttcttcaaaggttgtCATAGCCTAAATACTTATCACTATCTTGATTGGTAGGATGGTGAACTTGTTGGCACACATATCCAATCGGCTATAAAACTTGTCTCTCATAAACATGAAGAGGATATTTATTGGCT
This DNA window, taken from Benincasa hispida cultivar B227 chromosome 6, ASM972705v1, whole genome shotgun sequence, encodes the following:
- the LOC120080031 gene encoding violaxanthin de-epoxidase, chloroplastic — encoded protein: MKTVWPSSASSSSHSFPPASFTTNSVATTRRKVLRFQGILVDKIYSKYFCKSTSNGRFLKSRSLAIISHRSEKTAFCETEISKSKVDECFDFIFGKSLSFLQEWSQIQTMGIVVILTCTFMFIPSSQAVDALKTCTCLLKECRLELAKCISNPLCAANVACLQTCNNRPDETECQIKCGDLFENSVVDEFNECAVSRKKCVPMKSDVGDFPVPDPSVLVKNFNISDFSGKWFITSGLNPTFDTFDCQLHEFHVENGKLVGNITWRIRTPDSGFFTRSTVQRFVQDPQRPGVLYNHNNEYLHYEDDWYILSSKVENKPDDYIFVYYRGRNDAWDGYGGAVVYTRSAVLPETIVPDLERAARSVGRDFNKFIRTDNSCGPEPPLVERLEKTLESGEQTIVREVEQIEQEVEKEVEQIEKEVEKEVEKVGKTEMSLIEKLGEGLKELQQDEEFFLRELSKEETDLLNELKMEANEVENLFGRALALRKLR